The nucleotide window CAGCACAATTATCAGCAAAGGTATAGCAATTATAAACCCTCCTATTATTGCAATTGCCAGAGGCTGATGTAATTGCGCTCCGCTGCCAATTCCAAGTGCAAGCGGAAATAGTGCTGTTATAGCTCCAAGTGCTGTCATTAAATTTGGACGAAGTCTTACCGATATTGCGTATGCAATTGCTTCATCTTTTTTCATTCCGTTTTGTTTCGCTACTGTAAATTGCAGGTAAGTAAAAATAGAATTTTCTCCGATAATTCCGACAATCATAATCAACCCAATATAACTTCCAACATTTAAAGGAGTTCCGGTTAAATATAATGCAAGTACACTTCCGCTTATACCAAGAACAGCAAGAAAAATAATTGCAAAGCCAATTCTTACTTTTCTGAACAGAAAGAGTATAACAGTAAAAACTAATAAGACAGCAAGTAATAAAATGGTAATTAACTCTTTGAAAGCCTGCTGTTGATCGGCATAAGAACCGCCATAGATAATCTGATACCCTTGTGGTAAGGAAATTTTTGCTGAAATATTTTTTTGAATATCAGCAAGGGTGCTGCCCAAATCCCGATTGTTTAATCTTGCAGTAACGGCAACCATTTGTTTTAAATTTTCCCGCTCGATTTCTGCAACTCCGCTTGTTAATCTGAAATTAGCAAACTCATCAATAGGTTTTAATCTTCCATCGGGAATGAATATTGAAGTATTCTTAAGTTCATTTATTGTTTGGTCCTTTTTCTGTTCAATCATTCTGATATCAACCATACGGTTTTTCTCTAATATTGAACCGACGACACTTCCTTCAATTTTTGTTTGTATCTGAAACTGAAAATCCTGTGGAGATAATTGATATTGACTGAGCCTGGCAATGTCCGGATCAAAGGTTAACTCAGGGCCGGCAATTACAATTCCATTAAATACATCAGCGGTGCCGTTTGTGTTTTTAACTATATTGGCAACATCATTTGCTAATTGATAAAGAGTAGTTTTGTCATCGCCAAAAACTTTTATCTCGATCGGTTGAACAGAACTCATCAAATCACCAAGCATATCTGTAATTACCTGACCAAAATCAACACGAAGCGAAGGAAGCGCCGTTTCAATTTTATTTCTTATTTCATCTGAAACCTGTGTAGTGGTTTTATTTCTTTTTTTCTTTAATTGGATAAGATAATCACCACGATTCGGTTCGGTGATAAAAAATCCCATTTGTGTCCCTGTTCTTCTTGAAAAAGACTCGACTTCGGGAATTGTGCTTAAAACATTATCAACATATTGAAGCATTTTATCAGTGTCTTCAAGCGATGTTCCCGGTGGGCTTTCATAATCAAGGACAATTGAACCTTCATCCATTTCAGGTAAAAAGCCAGATGGTAATTTTGGCAGCAAATAATATACAAGAAAAATTAATAGCACAATTATACTGCTTGCAATAAACGGACGCTTAATAAAAAAGTAAACCCAACCGACTTTGTTTGCTGCTTTTGACCTGGCTTTAATTGAATGCTCTTTTTTTGAAAGTAAAAGATAAATAACCGGCAGTCCTATCCAGGTAACAAAGAACGAAGATATTAGAGTGATAATCATTGTATCGGTTAGAACCTTGAAATATGCACCGGCAACACCACTCATTAAAGCAAAGGGAAGGAAAATTACAATTGTACTTAAAGATGAACCAACCATCGCCGGGAAAAGATATTTTATTGCTTTGGGTATAAGTTCATGAGTACTTGTGTTGTGGTTTTCTTCGTGTGTTCTGTGGATTTGTTCAACAACAACGATTGCATCATCAATGATTAAACCTATTGCTGCAGCAATTGCTCCAATTGTCATTATGTTAAAAGTGTAACCAAGCGAATAAAGGATAGTAATAGTTAAGCTAAGAGTAATTGGAATTGTAATTAAAATTACAGCACTTCCTTTTAATGAGCGAAGGAAAATAATCGTAACTATTATTGCTAGTAAAAGTCCAATCCACAAAACATCTTTCAAACTATTGATTGAATCACTAACAAAATCAGCTTGGTTATAAAATGGTTTTAG belongs to Ignavibacteriales bacterium and includes:
- a CDS encoding efflux RND transporter permease subunit, translated to MNTFYTKYKSPIIVILFVTLLGGIFSLSKIQSGLFPDITFPKIKIIADNGQQPVDKMMVTVTIPIENAIKKVQDLNLIRSTTSRGSCEISAFLNWNTDIDLGKQRIEAQINAIKQQLPPDVNIVIEKMNPSILPVMGFSLEGEGRGQIELRQIAEYTIKPFLSRVNGVSEIAVIGGKTKEYHIIIDPVKLSQLGITPKTITDVLAQSNIITSTGYIKDYNRLYLTITDAAIEEKSELENTIISNSPKRTIKLKDIATIEIGELKEYLKINANGKNVPLVAVIKQPNSNLIEVVDSVKSQITQLNKILPKGVVLKPFYNQADFVSDSINSLKDVLWIGLLLAIIVTIIFLRSLKGSAVILITIPITLSLTITILYSLGYTFNIMTIGAIAAAIGLIIDDAIVVVEQIHRTHEENHNTSTHELIPKAIKYLFPAMVGSSLSTIVIFLPFALMSGVAGAYFKVLTDTMIITLISSFFVTWIGLPVIYLLLSKKEHSIKARSKAANKVGWVYFFIKRPFIASSIIVLLIFLVYYLLPKLPSGFLPEMDEGSIVLDYESPPGTSLEDTDKMLQYVDNVLSTIPEVESFSRRTGTQMGFFITEPNRGDYLIQLKKKRNKTTTQVSDEIRNKIETALPSLRVDFGQVITDMLGDLMSSVQPIEIKVFGDDKTTLYQLANDVANIVKNTNGTADVFNGIVIAGPELTFDPDIARLSQYQLSPQDFQFQIQTKIEGSVVGSILEKNRMVDIRMIEQKKDQTINELKNTSIFIPDGRLKPIDEFANFRLTSGVAEIERENLKQMVAVTARLNNRDLGSTLADIQKNISAKISLPQGYQIIYGGSYADQQQAFKELITILLLAVLLVFTVILFLFRKVRIGFAIIFLAVLGISGSVLALYLTGTPLNVGSYIGLIMIVGIIGENSIFTYLQFTVAKQNGMKKDEAIAYAISVRLRPNLMTALGAITALFPLALGIGSGAQLHQPLAIAIIGGFIIAIPLLIIVLPSILMKIEK